One Flavobacteriales bacterium genomic window, GATTCACACTGGAATGGAGAACTTACAGACGGCATCTTCATTCTGCGATGAAGGGATAGCACTCAGCAATAGCTATGGTGCGCGCTCTAAACGCATATCTGCTTACCAAGCCAAGTACGAGTTTTTAAAGGCAGCAGGTAGGTTCAAGGAGGCCCTGAACTATCATGAGAAACTTTTGAGCTTGAACGACTCTGTGGTCAAGGCCATGAAGGATAAGGAACTCATGAACATGTTCACCAAGTATGAGATGCGAGAGAAGGACCAAGAACTCGAGTTGAGTAGCCGATTGCTGCAACAGCGCACCTCTACCAATCGACTGATCCTCATTTTTGGAGGTGGAATTCTATTGGGTGCTCTCATCTTCATTGTTTCCAGGTTGCGCACCAATCGAAAACTCAGGGCCCAAAAAGAACTTATAGAGAAGTCATTGACCGAAAAAGAACTCTTACTCCGTGAGATACATCATCGGGTCAAGAACAATCTACAGGTGATCTCGAGTATACTCAGCATCCAGAGTAGAGGAATCAAGGATAAGGAGGCGCTCAAGGCGGTCAATGAGAGTAGGGCGAGGGTGAAGAGTATGGCACTCATTCATCAGGACCTCTATGGTGAGGATAATCTGAAAGGGATCAGCGCTCAGACCTATATCACCAAGTTGAGCAATAGCCTCTTCAACTCCTATCGCGTGGATACCGACCGTGTGCGTATAGAGACCGAAGTAGAAGACCTCCTCATGGACGTAGATACAAGCGTACCTATAGGGTTGATCCTCAATGAGTTGGTGACCAATAGTCTCAAATATGCATTTCCGGGTGATAGGCAGGGTGAGATACGTGTAGAACTTAAAGAGGTGGATGACTCTTTGAGGCTTACCGTAGCTGACAATGGAGTAGGTATACCAGAGGAGAAGAAAGCAGCTTCTGAAGATTCTTTCGGTATGAAAATGATCAAGGCCTTCAGTAAAAAATTGGATGCGCAGTGGGAGATCATCACCGATAAAGGGACCACCGTCAAATTGGTAATCAATAACTACCATTTGGTGAACTGAAGTATAATTAGCAAACCAACCTGAACCATATGAAAAAAGTCGAGATCCTGATCGTAGAAGATGAGCCCCTAGTAGCAGAGGATATCGCAGGGCATCTCGAAATGTTGGATTTCGGGATAGCTGGTATCGTACATTCTGGAGAAGAGGCAGTGGACTATCTCAAGTCCAATGATCCGGACGCAGCCCTGCTGGATATCACACTGGCCGGAGAGATGGATGGCATAGAGGTAGCTCAATTCATCAATGAGCATAACAATATCCCCTTTGTCTTCCTTACTTCTCATGCCGATCGG contains:
- a CDS encoding sensor histidine kinase gives rise to the protein MENLQTASSFCDEGIALSNSYGARSKRISAYQAKYEFLKAAGRFKEALNYHEKLLSLNDSVVKAMKDKELMNMFTKYEMREKDQELELSSRLLQQRTSTNRLILIFGGGILLGALIFIVSRLRTNRKLRAQKELIEKSLTEKELLLREIHHRVKNNLQVISSILSIQSRGIKDKEALKAVNESRARVKSMALIHQDLYGEDNLKGISAQTYITKLSNSLFNSYRVDTDRVRIETEVEDLLMDVDTSVPIGLILNELVTNSLKYAFPGDRQGEIRVELKEVDDSLRLTVADNGVGIPEEKKAASEDSFGMKMIKAFSKKLDAQWEIITDKGTTVKLVINNYHLVN